TAAAGAATCTCTGGGTAGAATTCCCATAAGAATGTACAATAGTGTGTGAAGAAGTGGTTTGAGTAGTAGACCACGCACCCACTTTGGTTACAGATTTCTTACTTCCAAAGGAACCCAATGCAAACGGAGTCGTTGGAGAATATAAGGAAAATAGTTGTATCGCATCCGGTAATACCCAATCGGAGTGGCCTGCGAAAGTTAGACTATTGCAGAATGCTTCTGCTTGAGCAAGAGTAATATTGATATCATCGGTGGTGGGTGGATCATTGGCGGCACAATCTCCGGTAGCATAATTGTATTTCGAAATTGTTCCGGAAGAATTATAGCTGGTGCATAAAGTCCATAAAAAATGGTTCGCAGTATCCGTTACAGTTCCATTATCATTATCCACTAAAGCCGCCGATTCACAGTTATTCCCACCCATCGCAGTGACAAAAGCGCTATTGTTTGCATTGGAAATATAGGTATTTGTGGTAAGAGTAAAACCGGCATCTACCGGGTTCGCGACCGTCTGGCCGCAATGAGAAGAATTCCCCGGCCCTCCAGCCAATAACAGTAGTAAGCCGCTCAGATCATCTTGTTTCGGACCTGCGCAGTTCAAAATAGCGATTATAGAAAAAAGAAGTATTGCAGATAGGTGTTTCATAGGATGGAAGATGTTTTCGTTCTTTTTTTAGTCAAGCATCGAGCGACACTCAGGAACAAAAATCATAGGATTAGGAATATTCGTTAGGAAAAACTAATCACTTTGGATTAGTTCGTTTAACACTGTTTAATGCGGGTATGAGATTTACAGAATAGTTACAGAGTCGCTGGCTATTTGTAGATTAGAGCAAATTCTATTCTTTAGAAGCAAGCTCTTCCCATTCAGTGACCTTCTTCTGTAACTCATCTTGGAGTTGGGTTAAACGTTCTCCAGATTTTCGAGAAAGGTCCGGATCGGGGGATTGTAGGTTTTGGACTAACTCCTTCTCTTCTGTTTCCAAAGAAAG
This genomic window from Leptospira neocaledonica contains:
- a CDS encoding DUF1566 domain-containing protein, which produces MKHLSAILLFSIIAILNCAGPKQDDLSGLLLLLAGGPGNSSHCGQTVANPVDAGFTLTTNTYISNANNSAFVTAMGGNNCESAALVDNDNGTVTDTANHFLWTLCTSYNSSGTISKYNYATGDCAANDPPTTDDINITLAQAEAFCNSLTFAGHSDWVLPDAIQLFSLYSPTTPFALGSFGSKKSVTKVGAWSTTQTTSSHTIVHSYGNSTQRFFTTTASTAPIASFICVAKI